A window of the Calditrichia bacterium genome harbors these coding sequences:
- a CDS encoding DUF4832 domain-containing protein, with translation MVTACWFAGCGKQNTSADSEFKTVSLQSEITAVQPMTGLVFWESLDHKDTDAIQLEFSYLRYSDVVKVKGQYDWSIVEEKLAGIASRKHQAVLRFWDTYPGRESGVPDYIKALPDYKNVVEKSENRDTEFPDWSHPEYQRFILEFFETLAQKYDNDPRLAFLEVGFGLWSEYHIYDPGEKMGENFPSKAFQSQYFRHLDTLFHNTPWMISQDAHVANRTPFASDAPLLDLQFGIFDDSFHLAWEPGYNLGGWEFFGLERFKRSPMGGEILFPDKGRSDFVDAGWAEHTRQFGITFMITEQWLRWISMDRVKENSMACGYRFRVTSFETNDTQSLVTVENTGAAPIYYDAFVAVNGVRSTESLKYLSPGESREFTINSGGKKPMLSIECDRLVPGQEIGFEANIVTQ, from the coding sequence CTGGTTACCGCCTGCTGGTTTGCGGGTTGCGGAAAACAGAACACATCCGCTGATAGCGAATTCAAAACCGTGTCGCTGCAAAGCGAAATCACCGCTGTTCAGCCGATGACCGGATTGGTATTTTGGGAATCGCTCGATCACAAAGATACCGATGCCATCCAGCTCGAATTTTCATATCTGCGATACAGCGACGTTGTAAAAGTAAAAGGGCAATACGACTGGTCAATTGTCGAAGAAAAACTGGCAGGCATCGCCAGCCGTAAACATCAGGCGGTGCTGCGTTTTTGGGATACGTATCCCGGTCGCGAAAGCGGCGTGCCGGATTATATCAAAGCACTGCCGGATTACAAAAACGTGGTCGAAAAAAGCGAAAATCGCGATACCGAATTTCCAGATTGGTCGCATCCCGAATATCAGCGATTCATTCTGGAATTTTTTGAAACACTCGCCCAAAAATACGATAACGATCCCCGGCTGGCATTTCTGGAAGTCGGTTTCGGGCTGTGGTCGGAATATCACATTTACGATCCGGGCGAGAAAATGGGCGAAAATTTCCCGTCCAAAGCATTTCAATCGCAATATTTCCGGCATCTCGATACGCTTTTCCATAACACGCCGTGGATGATTTCGCAGGATGCTCATGTCGCCAACCGCACGCCATTTGCATCCGACGCCCCGCTACTCGATCTGCAATTCGGTATTTTCGACGACAGTTTTCATCTGGCCTGGGAGCCCGGCTACAATTTGGGCGGCTGGGAATTTTTCGGGTTGGAGCGCTTCAAACGCTCGCCGATGGGCGGCGAAATCCTGTTCCCGGATAAAGGGCGATCCGATTTTGTGGACGCCGGCTGGGCAGAACATACGCGTCAATTCGGAATCACGTTTATGATTACCGAACAGTGGCTGCGCTGGATCAGCATGGATCGCGTGAAGGAAAACAGCATGGCTTGTGGTTACCGCTTTCGGGTTACATCGTTTGAAACGAACGACACGCAATCGCTGGTAACGGTTGAAAATACTGGTGCAGCGCCCATTTATTACGATGCTTTTGTTGCGGTAAACGGCGTTCGTTCCACCGAATCGCTGAAATACCTTTCGCCCGGCGAGAGCCGGGAATTCACCATCAATTCCGGCGGTAAAAAACCGATGCTCAGTATCGAATGCGACCGGTTGGTGCCGGGGCAGGAAATCGGGTTTGAGGCAAATATTGTTACCCAATAA
- a CDS encoding MBL fold metallo-hydrolase, with translation MIYQLSIAIMSLLMFNVFAQRSNDAKPKLIDEIKAHTSGTAVWWTGHNGWLIKHDSILIGTDLVLENEDRESPAPVSAAEIAPLLDISFITHEHGDHFGRNTSRILAEKSDCMFVMPTNCVEIAKDEVNIPAERIQAATPRQPFTLRDVQITPMRAIHGNPKFAVFEEANLEDCGYYITIGDKTLLQPGDTVLLEDHLFLKHVDVLFFSPTEHNMHIQQSVILINELEPYYILPQHRDTMTETEQNRYWTHGYSREVRLMLSKTLQSRYHILGMGEQIEIQ, from the coding sequence ATGATTTATCAACTTTCGATAGCAATAATGTCTTTGCTGATGTTCAACGTTTTTGCACAACGTTCAAACGATGCAAAGCCCAAATTAATTGATGAAATTAAAGCACATACATCCGGCACGGCTGTGTGGTGGACGGGGCACAACGGCTGGCTGATCAAACATGACAGCATCCTGATCGGAACTGACCTGGTACTGGAAAATGAGGACCGCGAATCTCCCGCACCCGTTTCTGCCGCAGAAATTGCACCGCTGCTGGATATCAGCTTTATCACTCACGAACACGGCGACCATTTCGGCAGAAATACATCGCGCATTTTGGCGGAGAAATCGGACTGCATGTTCGTGATGCCCACCAATTGCGTGGAGATCGCCAAAGATGAAGTGAACATTCCAGCAGAGCGCATTCAGGCGGCAACGCCTCGCCAACCTTTCACACTCAGAGATGTTCAAATCACACCAATGCGTGCGATACACGGGAATCCCAAATTTGCTGTATTTGAAGAAGCGAATCTGGAAGATTGCGGTTATTACATTACCATTGGCGATAAAACACTGCTTCAGCCCGGCGATACGGTGCTGTTGGAAGATCACCTGTTTTTAAAACATGTGGATGTCTTGTTCTTTTCGCCGACGGAACACAATATGCATATCCAACAATCGGTAATTTTGATCAACGAACTGGAACCGTACTACATTTTGCCCCAGCACCGTGACACGATGACGGAAACCGAACAGAACCGCTACTGGACACACGGCTATTCCCGGGAAGTGCGGTTAATGCTTTCCAAAACGCTCCAATCGCGGTATCACATTCTCGGAATGGGTGAGCAAATTGAAATCCAATAA